In Paenibacillus durus, the DNA window CTGCGCTTCGTCGATACAATCGTCATATTGAATAAATTCCTGCCAGCCGTATTGCTCACGGTCTAGTACTTTGGCAGCACGCAAAGAATGCTTCACGCCGCTCGCATTCACCCAAGCCACGATCTCAGTAAAATGGGAGTCAACCGCGAGCGAGCGCGGTTTGTAAACTAGCTTGCCCGCAGTCGTCTCAATAATTTCCACACTGCGCCCCTTCTTATGGGAATCGCCCAAATCTCCTTTGACCCCGGTCAAGCGGGGTGAGCGGAAGCCGAATGTTTCTTCAATTGTTTCGTAATCCATCAGGAAATGCTTTACCAGCGTTTTATGTATTTCAATCAATTGAACAAGCCGTTCACAGAGAACTCTTCCCAGTACAGGGTACACCTCAAAAATTCCCGCGAAATTCTCGGAATCCCCCAAGTACTGCTCAACAAAATAAATATAGCGTTCTTCACCGTCGCTGCCCTTCAGACTTCCTTCCATTCTTGCTATATTCAGCTCGGCAATCAGCATCTTGGTCGATAGCTTATCAATGTCGCTATGGATAATGGAAATAACGCATTCCATGTATTGATGGATATCAATCTTAGTTTTCACCAGACTATTTTCTCGGGACAGTGATTTGAAGAAATCTTCCATTTCATTCTGGACATAAAGAATAAATGGGGTGAAATAAGTAACAAAGGATTTATGGGGGAGCTCGTATTTTATATGCGAGACAGCTTTTGGATCATAAGCTGTAATTTTTCGTAAGACTTGAACCCATTCCGGCAAATGATTCTCTATCAGTTGCGGGTAATTCCGGATTATATGTTCATAGTTTTGCTTAGTCAGACGAAGCGAACTCAGCTTATTGTATAGCGCTTTCTCGGAAATATTGTAATTAACCGTACCCTCGTCGACATTCTCCATCTCGGTTGAAAAGGGAGCCAGTTCACGCAGGTAAGCGCTCTGCTTAAACGCGGATTGAAGCTTATTCATCATTTATCATCCCTTATCATAAATTAATAAAAAAGGGCTACCATGAAAACAAACTTCATGACAGCCGCTTAGCAACGGTTCAGCTGCGGCTCGTCCTTTGGACTCCAGAGAAATCGGCTGCGGCACAAGTTTGATGCAACATAATACGCGAGCAGATGGGGTTAGTGTTAACCCTCTGCCCGCAGGTCTCTTCATTTTTCCTTCTCCCTTATTCTTACAAAAAAAGGATAGCCACTTAGGTCAGGTTTACACTATAACAGAAGTTAAATTAGCATTGGCTAGTGCATTTGGTAGTTGGGCAAAGGCTTGCCGACACCGTTACTCCCGCTGTAATACAAGTCCATGAAGATGTAGTCAGTATAGTAGTTTCCGGATTTACATCGCCTGCTCCCCCAGTGAGCATTTTCAATTCTTCCTCTGTAACTACACCTACAGTTTTACTAGTTTTCAGAAACTCATTACGGATCTTCGAATTTTTCATAGAAATCATCATCCTTTCAAAATTGTAATTTAAAATATATGTAAGAATTAGGGGTTGACTACCCTTTATGGAATAAAATATACTATGTCTGGAATTCCAAGTCTACTAATTTTTTCAATTAAAGGAAAAGGAGCGATTACTATGTACGACAAAGCATTGGTAACAGCATGGAAAAACCCGATGGCGAGAAAAGGCCTTGGTGCTATCCATCATCCTTCCGGTGATGTATTAGCGGAACTGAAAGAAGAAGACTTGCAGGATTTTACTGGTGGTTTTGACACCAACACTTTGACTACAAGCACAAGCATCTTGATCAGCATGACACTGGGCAACAATGGTTGGGTTTGTACAGCCACCAAAGAATGTATGCCTAGCTGCAACTAAAAAAGCAAGGCTACAAACCGCGGGCGGGGACCTTATTTCCCTCGCCCGCTTTACCTATTCGCCTTAGGAATGTATATTGCTATAACTAATTCACTACAAATACCTTAGTAGGTGTGTGCCGACCATGAACAATAAATATTATGTCTACAGTGAAAGAGAACTCGTTACGGATGCGGCCAGCAATGCGGAGGTACAGGAAAAAACCTCTTATTGGCGTACTTTGTTTAACGATGACCAAGATTGGCTTAACAAATCGATTTCCATCTTTACAAATGACGATGTGGAATCAATTGCTAAATCCTCTTTATCTGCTTCTATCGAATTAAATACCAGTAGTTCATACGATCATGATCATTGGCTGAATATAAAGTACCGTTTCTTTGCCACTTACAGCGAATCCGGCTTTACGACGGATAACACAATACAAAATCCCCTTTTCTTTGATACCCTTCTGATGCGCTTTGCGTATGTGGCCGATTTGGAGCTTGCTTCCCACAAGG includes these proteins:
- a CDS encoding plantaricin C family lantibiotic → MYDKALVTAWKNPMARKGLGAIHHPSGDVLAELKEEDLQDFTGGFDTNTLTTSTSILISMTLGNNGWVCTATKECMPSCN
- a CDS encoding class II lanthipeptide, LchA2/BrtA2 family produces the protein MISMKNSKIRNEFLKTSKTVGVVTEEELKMLTGGAGDVNPETTILTTSSWTCITAGVTVSASLCPTTKCTSQC